In one Paramormyrops kingsleyae isolate MSU_618 chromosome 18, PKINGS_0.4, whole genome shotgun sequence genomic region, the following are encoded:
- the LOC111855295 gene encoding optineurin-like gives MVQPQGPLGSVLQWDMAGREVLGSSSQESLETASQGSAGVPELADSEVVQRLMGDNQKLRDALRNSNIALRERCEEIKEWQQRLRAEKNVLGHRFQEAKNLVERLVRENQALQDQLRLMSQRKSEEQSVPQAGKQLRNCHEPSEEAEGEEERIGEKQTGPQSLPMEGGNEVLKLLRNHKEKLEERMRELKCRNETLLKEMEEGQNEMKNLRATNAQLQSRLGQVKGCGVTQEVLVCCDAQVTSSHSLPGPTAPVTPSTQLVQLSKQLQATQNRYKELQEKLDSLQKTSFQQDKNEMLLKQRENECAQLTKDCDMLKAQVTSLLGELREKQSCLEKSEEERARLEEKLNRVQEALQNMERESKQMKSQHSVTVDTLRLQTQNLEMALKTERQVLTEDKRKLAQLQHAYTQLYQDYDSKLKNESQAKQRDGEVEDLARRLVEAEQALALKQDLIDKLKEEVEQQKGTLETVPVLTAQAEIYKADFLAEREAREKLHQRKEELQDKLNRTLAEMDRLRLEGTSRARMEEMQQRHIEDYRAAHTLLPPMSGGFPGATIPFSPAQPPSFRMQNLSEELPDYRCPKCQYQAPDMDTLQIHVTDCID, from the exons ATGGTTCAGCCCCAGGGTCCCTTGGGCAGTGTGTTGCAGTGGGACATGGCTGGAAGAGAGGTGCTGGGATCCAGCAGCCAGGAGTCGCTTGAGACGGCCTCCCAGGGCTCTGCAGGAGTCCCTGAGCTAGCTGACAGTGAGGTTGTACAGAGACTAATGGGAGACAATCAGAAGCTGAGAG ACGCATTGAGGAATAGTAACATAGCTCTGAGGGAGAGATGTGAGGAAATTAAGGAATGGCAACAGAGGCTGAGGGCAGAGAAGAACGTCCTGGGCCATCGGTTCCAGGAGGCGAAGAACTTAGTGGAGCGGCTGGTCCGGGAAAACCAGGCGCTCCAGGATCAGCTCAGGCTCATGAGCCAAAGGAAAAGCGAGGAGCAGAGTGTTCCTCAAGCGGGGAAGCAGCTCCGGAACTGTCATGAG CCATCAGAGGAAGCAGAGGGAGAAGAGGAAAGGATAGGGGAGAAGCAGACAGGTCCTCAGAGCTTG CCCATGGAAGGGGGAAACGAGGTCCTGAAGTTGCTGAGGAATCACAAGGAGAAACTGGAGGAGCGTATGCGAGAGCTGAAGTGCCGGAACGAGACACTGCTGAAGGAGATGGAGGAGGGGCAAAATGAAATGAAGAATCTGCGTGCTACCAATGCTCAGTTACAGTCAAGGCTTGGTCAGGTGAAG GGCTGTGGAGTTACACAGGAGGTCCTGGTCTGCTGTGATGCACAGGTGACCAGCTCTCACAGCCTGCCTGGACCCACAGCGCCTGTGACTCCAAG TACCCAGCTGGTTCAACTCTCCAAACAGCTTCAGGCAACACAGAATAG GTAtaaggagctgcaggagaaaCTGGATTCTCTTCAGAAGACAAGTTTTCAACAAGACAAAAATGAAATGCTCCTGAAGCAGAGGGAAAATGAATGTGCTCAG TTGACCAAGGACTGTGACATGCTGAAGGCCCAGGTGACCTCGCTGCTGGGAGAGCTCCGTGAGAAGCAGAGCTGCCTGGAGAAGAGCGAGGAAGAGAGGGCACGGCTGGAAGAGAA GCTGAACCGGGTTCAGGAGGCCCTGCAGAATATGGAGCGAGAATCAAAGCAGATGAAGAGCCAGCACAGCGTGACAGTAGACACACTTCGGCTGCAGACACAGAATCTGGAGATGGCGCTGAAGACGGAGAGACAGGTTCTCACCGAGGACAA GAGAAAGCTGGCCCAACTCCAACATGCCTACACTCAGCTGTACCAAGACTATGACTCCAAGCTTAAGAACGAGAGCCAGGCCAAACAGAGG GATGGTGAAGTTGAAGACTTGGCCAGAAGGCTGGTGGAAGCAGAGCAGGCTCTGGCTTTGAAGCAGGACCTCATTGACAAACTGAAAGAGGAGGTGGAGCAGCAGAAAGGGACACTGGAGACCGTACCTGTTCTCACTGCACAG GCAGAGATTTACAAAGCAGATTTCCTGGCTGAGAGGGAAGCCCGGGAGAAGCTGCACCAACGAAAGGAAGAGCTTCAGGACAAGCTGAACCGCACCCTGGCTGAAATGGACAGGCTCCGGCTAGAAGGCACCTCACG TGCTAGGATGGAGGAGATGCAGCAGAGACACATAGAGGATTACCGGGCAGCCCACACTCTCCTCCCGCCCATGTCCG GAGGATTTCCCGGCGCCACCATCCCCTTCAGCCCTGCCCAGCCCCCCTCCTTTCGAATGCAGAATCTCTCTGAAGAGCTGCCTGATTACCGCTGCCCAAAATGCCAGTACCAGGCACCAGATATGGATACCCTGCAGATCCATGTCACAGACTGTATTGACTGA